The Chloroherpetonaceae bacterium genome includes a window with the following:
- a CDS encoding 1-deoxy-D-xylulose-5-phosphate reductoisomerase, whose translation MKRITIFGSTGSIGRNSLDVIARFPDKFCVQYLTANNNVELLAEQALQFRPRAVAITNPALEPVLRERLHGEPIEVMAGPEALCDIARRSDSDFVIGALVGFSGLKPTVEALKCGKCIGLANKETLVVAGEIITKLLREYGGTLLPIDSEHSAIFQCLVGEPPESISKIILTASGGPFRTLPKEEFHRITLEQALRHPNWKMGRKITIDSATLMNKGLEVIEAKWLFGVPLEKIEVVVHPQSIIHSMVEFADGSIKAQLGTPDMRIPIQYALTYPERFPADYPRIDWHTLARLDFEAPDKEKFRCLALAYQAIEQGASYPTVLNAANEAAVALFLEEKIPFVRIPELIEEALNAHQNGQSLSLDDLIEIDRETRRQTFERAGVSALSL comes from the coding sequence ATGAAAAGAATCACCATCTTTGGCTCTACGGGCTCAATCGGGCGAAATTCCTTAGATGTGATTGCGCGATTCCCTGACAAGTTTTGTGTGCAGTATCTCACCGCAAATAACAATGTGGAATTGCTGGCAGAACAGGCGCTGCAGTTTCGCCCGCGCGCAGTTGCAATCACAAATCCAGCCTTAGAGCCTGTGCTGCGTGAGCGGTTGCATGGCGAGCCAATAGAGGTCATGGCAGGTCCAGAAGCACTGTGCGACATTGCGCGTCGCAGCGACAGCGACTTTGTCATTGGAGCACTGGTTGGTTTCTCTGGCTTGAAACCTACGGTTGAAGCCTTGAAATGCGGCAAATGCATCGGTTTAGCAAACAAAGAGACCTTAGTCGTGGCAGGGGAAATCATCACCAAGCTGCTTAGAGAATACGGCGGCACGCTATTGCCAATTGACAGCGAACACTCAGCCATCTTTCAGTGCCTTGTAGGCGAACCGCCAGAGAGCATTAGCAAGATTATTCTGACCGCTTCAGGTGGTCCATTTCGCACCCTGCCCAAAGAGGAATTTCATCGCATTACGCTCGAGCAAGCGCTGCGCCACCCGAACTGGAAAATGGGGCGCAAAATTACGATTGACTCCGCAACCCTGATGAACAAAGGTTTGGAAGTCATTGAAGCAAAGTGGCTCTTCGGCGTCCCGCTGGAAAAAATTGAAGTGGTGGTGCATCCACAGTCTATCATTCACTCAATGGTGGAATTTGCTGATGGAAGCATTAAAGCGCAACTGGGCACACCGGATATGCGAATTCCGATTCAGTATGCGCTAACCTACCCTGAGCGTTTCCCAGCCGATTATCCAAGAATAGACTGGCATACGCTGGCGCGCCTTGATTTCGAAGCCCCCGATAAAGAAAAATTCCGCTGTTTAGCACTTGCCTACCAAGCCATTGAGCAAGGTGCATCCTACCCAACTGTTCTGAATGCAGCAAATGAAGCGGCAGTTGCGCTCTTTCTCGAAGAGAAAATTCCATTTGTGAGAATTCCTGAACTTATTGAAGAAGCACTAAATGCGCATCAGAACGGTCAAAGCCTCAGCCTTGATGATTTGATTGAAATTGATCGTGAAACGCGCCGCCAGACCTTTGAGCGAGCAGGTGTATCGGCGCTATCGCTCTAA
- the lpxB gene encoding lipid-A-disaccharide synthase: MSFSSDSTPTLFVVAGEASGDLHGAWVMRELLKAVPTLRFFGIGGVHLAELGMQQLYRAEEVNLVGFLEVAKRFNFLRHVMRSLKAAILQEKPDAALLIDYPGMNLRLAKFLSEQRIPVIYYIAPQVWAWREKRVELIRKYVSRLLVVFEFEQRFFAERGVSATFVGHPILEEIAAHKLPSKSDFLRAHHLPPSQRFIGLLPGSRQSEVKAMLPPMLEAAAHLEREFGTRSLLGVANTIPPSLYQLLLARAPVKPIYASAYQTLAYSDLALVTSGTVTLEALAFGTPMIVHYKMGRLNFEIAKRLVKIRKIALPNLIIEGIKGDTKLVPELIQDAVTAENIYRTAKSLLTNEAQLHAIRSRLLAARTELGSLSPSKEVAKVLLDVISCSRRTSPVLLS; encoded by the coding sequence ATGAGCTTCAGTTCTGACTCTACGCCGACGCTTTTCGTGGTTGCTGGTGAAGCGTCGGGCGACCTACATGGTGCTTGGGTGATGCGCGAGCTGCTGAAAGCCGTGCCTACCTTACGCTTTTTCGGCATTGGCGGCGTGCACTTGGCTGAGCTGGGAATGCAGCAGCTTTACCGCGCCGAAGAGGTCAATCTGGTTGGGTTTTTGGAAGTCGCAAAGCGGTTTAACTTCCTGCGCCACGTGATGCGCTCACTCAAGGCTGCTATCTTACAGGAAAAACCTGATGCGGCTTTACTTATTGACTATCCCGGAATGAATCTGCGTCTTGCAAAGTTTCTCAGCGAGCAGCGCATTCCTGTTATCTACTACATTGCGCCGCAAGTTTGGGCTTGGCGTGAGAAACGCGTGGAACTGATTAGAAAGTATGTCTCTCGCCTCTTGGTGGTCTTTGAGTTTGAGCAGCGCTTTTTTGCAGAGCGGGGTGTGTCTGCCACGTTTGTCGGTCATCCTATTTTGGAAGAAATTGCGGCGCACAAGTTGCCTAGTAAGTCCGACTTTTTACGCGCTCACCATTTGCCACCTTCACAGCGTTTTATCGGTCTTTTGCCTGGTAGTCGTCAGAGCGAGGTTAAGGCAATGTTGCCACCGATGCTGGAAGCTGCAGCGCATCTGGAACGTGAGTTCGGCACACGCTCGCTCTTAGGTGTAGCCAATACGATTCCTCCTTCTCTTTACCAGCTGCTGCTTGCACGCGCTCCCGTAAAGCCTATTTATGCTTCTGCCTACCAAACTCTTGCATACAGCGACCTTGCACTGGTTACATCAGGCACCGTGACACTGGAAGCCCTGGCATTTGGCACCCCAATGATTGTGCACTACAAAATGGGACGGCTTAATTTTGAGATTGCTAAACGCTTAGTCAAAATCAGAAAAATCGCATTGCCGAACCTGATCATTGAAGGCATAAAGGGCGACACGAAACTGGTGCCTGAGCTAATTCAAGACGCCGTCACTGCCGAGAACATTTATCGCACCGCCAAATCTCTCCTCACAAATGAGGCGCAGTTGCACGCTATTCGCTCCCGCCTACTGGCTGCGCGCACAGAGTTAGGCAGTCTCTCTCCTTCAAAAGAAGTTGCCAAAGTATTGCTCGATGTGATTAGTTGCTCACGTCGCACCAGTCCTGTGCTTCTTTCTTAG
- a CDS encoding glycosyltransferase, with the protein MTLSVVIVSYNVKTFLEQCLRSVLKAADGIETEIFVVDNHSVDGTQAMLRAQFAHLPNVHLIFNSENVGFSRANNQALRQCKGRYVLVLNPDTIVQEDTFRKMIAFMEQDEKIGAAGCKLLNADGSFQLSCRRSFPTPEISFYKLIGLSTLFPKSRRFARYNLTYLPIDETYEVDALMGAFMFLRREVLEQVGLFDESFFMYGEDLDWCYRIKQAGWKIYYYPGTQIIHYKGESTKKESFNYVVRFYEAMLIFVRKHYRSRYSRLFEALLVVGIYARAALAFLRRVLVRLVIPMLDLALVVAAIFIGFRYKFTVYPAEFVSIVLPAYTAIWLASLLAFGQYADTKRYALKTLWLGLGFGFLVNASLTFFFKQYAFSRVGLTVSFLCSLLFLSGWRVLWRAIRQSPFSGAIARRKRVAVVGTGQAAMEVATKLQADISKNYEVVGFVSPSSDGMHHLQVLGRLDDVVDIVRINRLSELIFVASEVSNTAALAAIAKCSRSAVECKIVPSGLDVVIGKGSIESFSTAVPLVEVDLPLTRFSRQLSKRIFDLVLWLPLTAVLLWRRHKPLSDIWEVLLGKKTWVGMSTVQRGTQASANHVAGWQEGVWSLAALQGAMTPEQHEQANLFYAKNSSLGLDMEILLKSLFAKK; encoded by the coding sequence ATGACACTGTCTGTTGTAATTGTCAGCTACAATGTCAAGACTTTCTTGGAACAGTGCTTGCGCTCTGTGCTGAAAGCGGCAGACGGCATTGAGACAGAGATTTTTGTGGTCGACAACCATTCAGTTGACGGCACACAAGCTATGCTGCGAGCACAGTTTGCACATCTGCCAAATGTGCATCTCATCTTCAATAGCGAGAACGTGGGCTTTAGCCGAGCCAACAATCAAGCCCTACGGCAGTGCAAGGGGCGGTATGTGCTGGTGCTGAATCCTGATACGATTGTGCAAGAAGATACATTCCGCAAGATGATTGCGTTTATGGAGCAAGATGAAAAGATTGGGGCAGCAGGTTGCAAGCTGCTTAATGCTGATGGGTCATTTCAGCTCTCGTGTCGGCGCAGTTTCCCAACGCCTGAGATCTCGTTTTACAAGCTAATTGGACTGTCCACGCTCTTCCCGAAAAGCCGCCGCTTTGCCCGCTATAACCTTACTTACTTGCCGATTGATGAAACTTATGAAGTCGATGCGCTGATGGGCGCATTTATGTTTCTTCGCCGCGAAGTCTTGGAGCAGGTGGGATTGTTTGACGAAAGTTTCTTTATGTATGGCGAAGATTTGGACTGGTGCTATCGCATCAAGCAAGCAGGCTGGAAAATTTACTACTATCCGGGCACACAGATTATTCACTACAAAGGTGAGAGCACAAAGAAAGAAAGTTTCAACTACGTGGTTCGTTTCTATGAAGCAATGCTGATTTTTGTGCGCAAACATTATCGCTCGCGTTATTCTCGGCTGTTTGAGGCGCTGCTGGTGGTGGGCATTTATGCGCGGGCAGCGCTGGCATTTTTGCGGCGTGTGCTGGTGCGATTAGTGATACCGATGTTAGACCTGGCACTTGTCGTGGCTGCAATTTTTATCGGCTTTCGATACAAGTTCACCGTCTACCCAGCTGAATTTGTAAGCATTGTGCTACCTGCTTACACAGCAATTTGGCTGGCGTCCTTGCTTGCGTTTGGTCAATACGCCGATACAAAGCGATATGCGCTTAAAACGCTCTGGTTAGGACTGGGGTTCGGTTTTCTGGTCAATGCCTCGCTAACATTTTTCTTCAAGCAGTATGCGTTCTCGCGCGTGGGACTAACTGTGTCCTTTCTTTGCTCCCTGCTGTTCCTAAGCGGCTGGAGGGTGCTCTGGCGAGCGATTCGGCAAAGCCCATTCAGTGGGGCAATAGCGCGCCGAAAGCGAGTGGCAGTTGTGGGCACAGGGCAAGCAGCAATGGAAGTGGCGACAAAGTTGCAAGCCGATATCTCCAAGAACTATGAAGTTGTGGGATTTGTCAGCCCGTCAAGTGATGGTATGCATCACTTGCAAGTGTTGGGAAGGTTAGACGATGTGGTGGACATTGTGCGCATCAATCGACTAAGTGAGCTAATCTTTGTAGCGTCAGAGGTAAGCAACACAGCTGCCTTAGCAGCGATTGCAAAATGTAGCCGTTCTGCCGTCGAATGCAAAATTGTGCCCAGTGGTTTAGATGTGGTGATTGGGAAAGGCTCTATTGAAAGTTTTTCAACAGCGGTGCCATTGGTCGAGGTGGATTTGCCGCTCACTCGCTTCTCACGACAGCTCTCTAAGCGAATCTTTGACCTTGTGCTATGGCTGCCGCTAACAGCTGTGCTGCTGTGGCGACGACATAAGCCGCTCTCGGATATATGGGAGGTGCTACTCGGAAAGAAGACTTGGGTAGGTATGAGCACGGTGCAAAGAGGCACTCAAGCCTCAGCAAATCATGTGGCAGGCTGGCAAGAAGGGGTCTGGAGCTTAGCAGCCCTACAAGGTGCAATGACACCTGAACAACATGAACAAGCAAATCTCTTCTATGCCAAAAATTCTTCGCTGGGGCTTGATATGGAAATCCTGCTGAAAAGTCTCTTTGCTAAGAAGTGA
- a CDS encoding response regulator: MAKAQLERNQPSRTPLRLLLVDDDDFVRETVAQSLTLVGYQVHTAASGAAALQKFEALCPDITLLDIRLPDLSGFSVLKALHKLQPHAEIIFITGEGDMALVIDALRSGISDFVPKPLSLETLLPVLENAERRLWQKKASASPQPTELPRLSLSHSALALPIQIQAFGSLVVQIHDRIIYENDWQNLKTAAVFKILLLHHQQVVRTEQLIDCIWPEVSTRSAEVMLFSAISFIRRLFEPNLRVARQSKYIRTHPSGYELNLGTLNVDYWYDVEAFEAALKEAQRSQSAEKYYAAIELYRDEFLKNDAEYEWTSYKRQMLKDLYLNALQVLLSKAQAEQNLAVVIELGHKMLQADHLYEPAYTVLIESYLQQRRPAEAKKVLALCEQNFRMHLGTSAPSYIRELLRGR, from the coding sequence ATGGCAAAGGCGCAGCTTGAACGCAATCAGCCTTCACGCACTCCACTTCGGCTTTTACTGGTTGACGACGACGACTTCGTGAGAGAAACGGTCGCCCAGAGCCTGACCTTAGTCGGCTATCAAGTCCACACGGCTGCCAGCGGTGCAGCCGCTCTGCAGAAGTTCGAAGCGCTCTGCCCTGACATCACGTTGCTTGATATTCGCTTGCCTGACCTTAGCGGATTTTCTGTGCTCAAAGCCTTGCACAAGTTGCAACCTCATGCGGAGATTATTTTCATCACAGGGGAGGGCGATATGGCACTGGTTATTGACGCTTTGCGCAGCGGCATTTCTGACTTTGTGCCCAAACCCTTGTCGCTGGAGACGCTACTGCCTGTTTTGGAAAATGCCGAGCGGCGACTGTGGCAGAAAAAAGCCTCTGCAAGCCCCCAACCCACAGAGCTGCCACGACTTTCTCTTTCTCACAGCGCTCTCGCACTGCCTATTCAAATTCAAGCCTTTGGCAGCTTGGTGGTGCAAATTCACGACCGCATCATCTACGAAAATGACTGGCAGAATCTTAAAACCGCAGCTGTCTTTAAGATACTGCTTTTGCATCATCAGCAAGTTGTACGCACTGAACAGCTGATTGACTGCATCTGGCCAGAGGTCTCCACGCGCAGCGCAGAAGTTATGCTTTTCAGTGCGATTTCCTTCATTCGCCGGCTGTTTGAGCCCAACCTTCGTGTGGCTCGCCAGTCCAAGTATATTCGCACACACCCCTCTGGCTATGAACTCAATCTCGGCACGCTGAATGTGGATTACTGGTATGATGTGGAAGCCTTCGAGGCTGCCTTGAAAGAGGCACAGCGCAGCCAGTCTGCAGAAAAGTACTACGCCGCAATTGAACTTTACCGTGATGAATTCCTCAAAAATGACGCTGAGTATGAATGGACTAGCTACAAGCGTCAGATGCTTAAAGACCTCTACCTTAATGCGTTGCAAGTGCTACTTAGCAAAGCACAAGCCGAGCAAAACCTCGCAGTCGTGATTGAGCTCGGGCACAAGATGCTACAAGCTGACCACCTTTATGAACCTGCCTATACGGTACTAATAGAGTCATACTTGCAGCAGCGTCGTCCTGCAGAGGCAAAGAAAGTGCTTGCACTCTGCGAGCAAAATTTTCGTATGCACTTGGGCACGTCTGCACCTTCTTACATTAGGGAGCTGCTTCGTGGTCGCTAA
- a CDS encoding tetratricopeptide repeat-containing sensor histidine kinase: protein MLRCMFPIAPVVLISLCFTLTSAAIAQPRTLADSLLEALAQTGRDTLHLRLLHRLVRYYWRNQPDSVLHYAEQMHTLASQLKDKRGLADAHNAISYVYERWSDFPKALAHRWQALSLYDALGDKTGIAWCYHSLGNIYDYQGKYDSALSYHIRALALREEMGDAQGICWSLNRIGDCYANQGKHHLALSHRTQALEKAEALNAQDAICSSLVGVAMSYFALGEYEAAKRFALRGLEIAETLGDKRYTDLALTTLGECARVHGHYDDALRYFRKGLQLREEMQVQNYIAESLERIGYVLLLQKKHTEAVQFATRSLELASRIQAQNEARAAAKLLSDIYRDMGDYKTALAYYERFSALKDSLLSLERQKHIAELQLRLETERKDREIERLQREAEAKTTVQRLLLALALLLLIVAGLIALSYWQKVRQNQTLSALNAELRKARENADVARQAAEQADAFKTELLSIAAHDLRNPLQSIAGFAMLLREKQPASDDVTAMIDAILHASQRMLRLITGLLKTTALDAGSVELEKSLVDIGMLLKSVVEANQPNAAQKMQRIELQLAPNLYTEVDASRMREVFENLISNAMKYSLKQSTIWVEARRYDATLPSTSAMPASACAQPQHITTSVHTELLPYPTILISVRDEGQGLSADDMKKLFGKFQRLSARPTGGEDSTGLGLSIVKKLVEIHGGKVWATSEGKDKGSSFFVALPATK from the coding sequence ATGCTTCGCTGCATGTTCCCCATCGCCCCTGTCGTATTGATAAGTCTTTGCTTTACCTTAACCAGTGCAGCGATAGCACAGCCTCGCACACTTGCTGACAGCCTTCTTGAAGCGCTTGCTCAAACGGGTAGAGATACGCTTCATCTTCGTCTTCTTCATCGTCTTGTGCGCTACTACTGGCGTAATCAGCCCGATAGCGTGCTTCACTACGCTGAGCAAATGCATACACTTGCCAGTCAGCTCAAAGACAAACGCGGCCTTGCTGATGCCCATAATGCCATCAGCTATGTCTATGAACGCTGGTCTGACTTCCCAAAAGCCCTTGCGCATCGCTGGCAGGCACTTTCGCTCTATGACGCACTTGGCGACAAAACAGGTATTGCATGGTGTTATCATAGCTTGGGTAACATTTATGACTATCAAGGCAAGTATGACTCTGCTCTCAGCTATCACATTCGTGCCCTTGCACTTCGAGAAGAAATGGGTGATGCACAGGGCATTTGCTGGTCGCTAAACCGCATTGGCGATTGCTATGCGAATCAGGGCAAACATCATCTTGCGCTTTCACATCGTACCCAAGCCTTAGAAAAGGCGGAAGCCTTGAATGCACAAGACGCTATTTGCTCTTCACTGGTTGGCGTTGCGATGAGCTACTTTGCGCTGGGTGAGTATGAAGCAGCCAAGCGCTTTGCCCTACGCGGTCTGGAGATCGCTGAAACGCTCGGTGACAAACGCTACACCGACTTAGCCCTCACCACACTCGGCGAATGCGCACGCGTTCACGGCCACTATGACGATGCACTGCGATACTTCCGTAAAGGGCTTCAGTTGCGTGAAGAGATGCAAGTGCAGAACTACATTGCTGAATCACTGGAACGCATTGGCTATGTGCTCTTGCTTCAAAAAAAGCATACCGAAGCCGTGCAGTTTGCCACTCGCTCCTTAGAGCTTGCAAGCCGCATTCAGGCGCAAAATGAAGCCAGAGCCGCTGCCAAATTGCTCTCCGACATTTACCGTGATATGGGAGACTACAAAACTGCACTGGCTTACTACGAGCGCTTCAGTGCCCTTAAAGATTCGCTTCTTTCACTCGAGCGTCAGAAGCACATTGCGGAGCTGCAGCTCCGGCTTGAGACGGAACGCAAAGACCGAGAAATTGAACGCTTGCAAAGAGAAGCAGAAGCCAAAACCACTGTGCAGCGCCTGCTTTTGGCATTAGCACTACTTTTGCTGATTGTCGCTGGGCTTATTGCGCTCAGCTACTGGCAAAAGGTGCGTCAGAATCAAACCCTCTCAGCACTGAACGCCGAGCTTCGCAAGGCAAGAGAAAACGCAGACGTCGCACGCCAAGCTGCTGAACAAGCTGATGCATTCAAGACAGAGCTGCTCTCCATTGCAGCTCACGATTTGCGGAATCCGCTCCAGAGCATTGCTGGATTTGCTATGCTGCTTAGAGAAAAGCAACCTGCAAGTGATGATGTGACAGCGATGATCGATGCCATTCTTCACGCTTCACAACGCATGCTGCGTCTCATTACAGGTTTGCTTAAGACTACGGCACTTGATGCTGGCTCAGTTGAGTTAGAAAAATCGCTTGTGGACATCGGTATGCTGCTGAAAAGCGTTGTCGAAGCCAACCAGCCTAATGCTGCTCAGAAAATGCAGCGAATTGAACTTCAGCTCGCGCCTAATTTATACACCGAAGTCGATGCCAGTCGAATGCGAGAGGTGTTTGAAAATTTAATCTCAAACGCAATGAAGTATTCACTGAAGCAATCAACTATCTGGGTTGAGGCTCGGCGCTACGATGCCACTCTGCCATCCACGTCAGCCATGCCAGCTTCGGCTTGTGCTCAACCTCAACACATCACAACCAGCGTGCATACCGAGCTGCTGCCGTACCCCACCATTTTAATTTCGGTCCGTGATGAGGGCCAAGGTCTCAGCGCCGACGATATGAAAAAGCTTTTCGGCAAGTTTCAGCGTCTTTCAGCGCGCCCAACTGGCGGGGAAGATTCCACAGGTTTAGGACTTTCAATTGTCAAAAAGCTGGTAGAAATTCATGGTGGTAAAGTGTGGGCGACCTCCGAAGGGAAAGACAAAGGCAGCTCGTTTTTTGTAGCGTTGCCTGCGACTAAGTGA
- a CDS encoding thioredoxin family protein — translation MALTYSTMAMPLGAVAPDFTLPDTVSGRLCSLAALRSDKATLIMFICNHCPYVQHVQPELVRLGNDYLPKGVSIIAISSNDIEAYPDDSPDKMREVALRLGYKFPYLYDENQAVAKAYQAACTPDFFLFDGNLRLVYRGQLDDSRPGNSIPVTGKDLRAAIDAVLEGRPVSPEQKPSVGCNIKWKTKTEA, via the coding sequence ATGGCTCTGACTTATTCTACGATGGCAATGCCGCTTGGCGCAGTAGCGCCTGACTTTACGCTGCCAGATACGGTTTCAGGTAGGCTGTGCTCGCTTGCTGCACTGCGCTCAGACAAAGCCACGCTGATTATGTTTATCTGCAACCACTGTCCATATGTGCAGCATGTCCAGCCAGAACTGGTGCGTCTGGGCAATGACTACCTGCCAAAGGGCGTCTCAATTATCGCCATCAGTTCCAACGACATAGAAGCCTATCCCGACGATTCACCTGACAAGATGCGAGAAGTAGCTTTGCGACTCGGATACAAATTTCCATATCTTTACGATGAAAACCAAGCTGTTGCTAAAGCTTACCAAGCAGCTTGCACGCCTGATTTCTTCCTGTTTGATGGAAACTTGAGATTGGTCTATCGTGGTCAGCTCGATGACTCACGACCGGGGAATAGCATTCCTGTAACGGGGAAGGACTTGCGTGCAGCGATAGATGCCGTGCTGGAAGGACGGCCAGTGTCGCCAGAGCAAAAGCCGTCTGTTGGTTGCAATATCAAGTGGAAGACAAAGACCGAAGCCTAA
- a CDS encoding tetratricopeptide repeat protein: protein MHYIALLIVALIPLAGYADDIDADKLFREGNAAYQAGDFSAALQKYRLLDSLGYQSGALYYNLGNAYYKLGTIGYAILYYEKARRLMPNDEDVLANLELAQFRTKDRVPPMPPLFLDALTVRVLDFFSLTGAAAGLLVSFYLFVAILIAHMRQLLPHRTVLLVGFYLTLTLTVLFSVVFAAKAYSDASRSDAIVLAPVLHLKSEPREEGKTIFIIHEGLKVSVLRQAGEWREVRLPNGEKGWVRASELGMI, encoded by the coding sequence ATGCATTACATCGCCCTGCTTATCGTTGCGCTTATACCACTTGCTGGTTATGCTGATGACATCGATGCCGACAAACTTTTCAGGGAAGGCAATGCAGCGTATCAAGCTGGAGATTTCAGCGCAGCGCTGCAGAAGTATCGGCTGCTGGACTCGTTAGGCTATCAAAGCGGCGCCCTTTACTACAACTTGGGCAACGCATACTACAAGCTGGGCACGATTGGTTATGCAATTCTTTACTATGAAAAGGCTCGTCGCTTGATGCCCAATGATGAAGATGTGCTGGCAAACTTAGAGCTGGCGCAGTTTCGCACAAAAGACAGGGTACCGCCGATGCCTCCCCTTTTTCTTGACGCATTGACTGTGCGCGTTTTGGATTTCTTTTCACTTACAGGCGCTGCTGCAGGGCTTCTTGTGAGCTTTTATCTTTTCGTGGCTATCCTCATTGCACATATGCGCCAACTGCTACCCCACCGCACGGTGTTGCTGGTCGGATTTTACCTCACGCTGACACTGACGGTGCTCTTCAGTGTTGTCTTTGCCGCCAAAGCCTACAGCGATGCGTCTCGCTCCGATGCGATTGTGCTTGCTCCAGTGCTTCACCTCAAAAGCGAGCCAAGAGAAGAGGGCAAGACGATTTTTATCATTCACGAGGGTCTTAAAGTGAGTGTGCTGCGTCAAGCGGGCGAATGGCGAGAAGTTCGCCTACCCAATGGCGAAAAAGGCTGGGTGAGAGCCAGTGAGTTGGGTATGATTTAG